One Helianthus annuus cultivar XRQ/B chromosome 12, HanXRQr2.0-SUNRISE, whole genome shotgun sequence genomic region harbors:
- the LOC118485095 gene encoding uncharacterized protein LOC118485095, translating to MSVVYCSCGREATIMISRTNRNPGRRFYGCPQKGCRGFIQWVTDGPLDTMPALLRALNFLESSNEQLLTSNRLLEEKLKETKAENMKLRMYLIVIVVVVIVWLGVRVMVIAVLVV from the exons ATGTCAGTTGTGTATTGTTCTTGTGGAAGAGAAGCTACAATTATGATATCCAGGACAAATCGCAATCCTGGACGTCGATTTTATGGATGCCCTCAAAAG GGTTGTCGAGGATTCATTCAGTGGGTAACTGATGGACCGTTAGATACAATGCCAGCATTGTTGAGGGCCTTAAACTTCCTTGAATCTTCTAACGAACAACTGCTAACTTCCAACCGTTTGCTTGAGGAAAAACTGAAAGAAACTAAAGCTGAAAATATGAAATTGAGGATGTATTTGATTGTTATTGTCGTTGTTGTTATTGTGTGGCTAGGTGTTAGGGTAATGGTCATTGCTGTATTAGTGGTTTAA